The stretch of DNA ATTATATACTTAATTTCTATAGTGCGAAGCTTGTTGATGCTGCTCTTGCTTCCGGGAAGATTTGGGAAGACGAGGGGTTCAATTACATCAAGGAATCTTTTGATAAGGGTACTCTGCACCTTATTGGTTTGTTGAGTGATGGAGGCGTTCACTCCCGGCTAGACCAAGTGCAGGTTAGCTTAGCAATCATTGTGATGAACGCCAGACGGTCTTGTGATGATTTGTCAAATACTAAATTGCTCTGTTTTGTTTCACTTTATTTTCAGTTGATTGTGAAAGGTGCCAGTGAGAGGGGAGCAAAAAGAATTCGCCTTCACATTCTTACTGATGGGCGTGATGTTTTGGATGGCAGTAGTGTTGGTTTCGTAGAGACAATTGAGAACGATCTTGCTCAGCTTCGTGAGCAGGGTGTTGATGCACGGATTGCATCTGGTGGTGGAAGGATGTATGTTACCATGGACCGCTACGAGGTATACTCTCATTTTATAGTTTAGCTTTGTGAGGTGCAATTTTGTGTTATATTTTAGTTGGAAAAATACACATTTTCCTGGTGAAATTGAAGTCATGTATTTTGATGCATTGCAGAATGACTGGAGTGTGGTCAAGCGTGGGTGGGATGCCCAGGTACTTGGAGAAGCACCACACAAATTCCAAAATGCACTTGAAGCTGTGAAGACTCTAAGAGCAGAGCCCAAGGCCAATGATCAGTATTTGCCCCCCTTTGTGATAGTTGATGAGAGTGGCAAATCGGTTGGTCCTATAGTAGACGGTGATGCAGTCGTGACTTTCAATTTCAGAGCTGATCGCATGGTTATGCTTGCGAAAGCACTCGAGTTTCCTGATTTTGATAAATTTGACCGTGTTCGTGTACCAAAAATTAAGTACGCTGGGATGCTTCAATATGATGGTGAGTTGAAGCTTCCAAGCAAGTACCTTGTTTCCCCACCTTTGATTGAGAGGACATCTGGTGAATACTTGGTGAAGAATGGTGTCCGCACCTTCGCTTGCAGGCAAGTACCTAGTTTTCCATTCTATTTGTTCCAATGCTAAGGCACTTGGTTCTTCATGTTCATCTCTATACTATAATTTCTGGTCATTAGTTAGTCATGACTCGGGTGTTTGATTACATGGAACATTACTTATGTGAGGTTAGCATACTCCCATTGAAAACAAATGTGGGTCAAGTACTGTGTAAAATGTGAATACACAAGTCAGATGCAAAGCTTTATATTTGTTGCCAATCATATATCAATCACCAAAATAGGAAAGTGATTTCTTTGGTTTGTTTTACTTTCTGGAACCTATTAGTATAGTTTGTCTGGGGGCAAAGCTTAACTACAGGGTCCGTAATTGAAATTATCTACATTTGAGTACTTTTTTCTGAAAGTCCATTCAGCGTTTATTGACCTTATGACTCCCCTATTCTCATAATTGTGAGGGAATTATTATTTTTGCAAACCGTTATTTCAGTTGTTTTGAGGTCTAAAGTTTGTTCTGTGCTTCGAAATTTATCCTATGTTTCTGCACATTTGTATTTATGAGTTCTTTTTATTTGTTCATAACAGTGAGACAGTGAAGTTTGGCCATGTCACATTTTTCTGGAATGGAAACCGTTCGGGATACTTTGACGAGACCAGGGAAGAGTATGTAGAAATTCCCAGTGACAGTGGTATCACATTCAATGAGCAGCCCAAAATGAAGGCACTTGAAATTGCTGAGAGAACTCGGGATGCTATCCTCAGTGGGAAGTTTGACCAGGTAAGGAATTTGGAAAGGTGTAACACGCGACATCCTTGGTTTGCCCCCTTAAATTTACATAACATGTTATATGCTTGTAGGTGCGTATTAACCTGCCAAACGGTGACATGGTTGGTCACACTGGTGATATTGAAGCTACAGTTGTTGCTTGCAAGGCTGCCGATGAAGCTGTCAAGGTGAGAACAAACAAGAAACTTCAATGTTTTGTTTACATGATCTATATcctgaaagttgaattggggcACAGTTTCAGTGACAAATTCTCTGAATTCTACCTCATTTGCCTTTTACTTATCTGTATCATTGGTTCCCCTTGAAAACAGATGGTCTTGGATGCTGTGGAGCAAGTTGGTGGTATCTATCTTGTCACAGCTGATCATGGAAACGCAGAGGATATGGTTAAGAGGAACAAAGCTGGCCAGCCGATGCTCGACAAGAGCGGTAGCATCCAGATTCTTACCTCGCATACGCTTCAGCCAGTAAGTGCAATGGCCTTTGATGCTCTTCCTGTAAGACCAGTTTTAAGTGACGATATTTATCGCTTGGTTTTGACCTGCCTGCGAACTTTGCAGGTC from Triticum urartu cultivar G1812 chromosome 3, Tu2.1, whole genome shotgun sequence encodes:
- the LOC125545145 gene encoding 2,3-bisphosphoglycerate-independent phosphoglycerate mutase codes for the protein MATTNWTLPDHPTLPKGKTVAVVVLDGWGEASPDQYNCIHVAQTPVMDSLKNGAPEKWRLVKAHGTAVGLPSDDDMGNSEVGHNALGAGRIFAQGAKLVDAALASGKIWEDEGFNYIKESFDKGTLHLIGLLSDGGVHSRLDQVQLIVKGASERGAKRIRLHILTDGRDVLDGSSVGFVETIENDLAQLREQGVDARIASGGGRMYVTMDRYENDWSVVKRGWDAQVLGEAPHKFQNALEAVKTLRAEPKANDQYLPPFVIVDESGKSVGPIVDGDAVVTFNFRADRMVMLAKALEFPDFDKFDRVRVPKIKYAGMLQYDGELKLPSKYLVSPPLIERTSGEYLVKNGVRTFACSETVKFGHVTFFWNGNRSGYFDETREEYVEIPSDSGITFNEQPKMKALEIAERTRDAILSGKFDQVRINLPNGDMVGHTGDIEATVVACKAADEAVKMVLDAVEQVGGIYLVTADHGNAEDMVKRNKAGQPMLDKSGSIQILTSHTLQPVPVAIGGPGLHPGVRFRSDIQTPGLANVAATVMNLHGFQAPADYETTLIEVVDK